In Phycisphaeraceae bacterium, the genomic stretch GTGAAATTCACGAATGAGCAGGTATCCATCTTCTTCCACCCTCGCCCGCAATGCTGCCGGATCATTCAGAATGTCGTTGCTCGCACGCAGATCATCTGTGATGTACTTGCCGGGCAGATCGATTTCTCGAGTTCCCATTTTTACAAGCATGGCGTAGTTCCTTGTCTATGCTTTTACGTGCCCCAGAAGCGGAGCAGCAGTTATCAATTGATTCCGACATTCAACCGGTAGGCCTGCAACGCGCGTCGGTTACACACCCCATTTACTTCGTGCCTTTGCCATTGGCACTACCTTATCGGGATCGACAAGCCAAGCGTAATGGGCCTTGGGGTTTTCTCCGATCCAGCGATCATCAACGGGTTCATCAGCAGGTTGAAACCTGGTATCGCAGCTTATTCGCCATCGGTTCGTCTGATTGTTCAACGAGCCGTGCATCGTCCACATGCCGAAAATAAGCACGTCGCCCGCACGGAACTGTTCAGTTGTACGCCACTTTCCCCCAAACTTGTCCACCAATTCTTTTGGATCGTCGCTGAAGAATCCGCCGACTCGGTCGCGGTCCACGTCCATGCGGCCGTATGTATCACGCAGCTTGGTGAACCCTCCTCCATCATGTGAGCCGACACACAGTGCCAGCGTGCCCATGTCGAGGGAAAGATCCTGGAACGGCGTCCAACAGGTGTACAGATTTTCCGTGCTGCCTCGGCCCATATAAACGATGTCGATATGCGCACCGGTATGGTCAGGATTTCGGACGCAGCGCAGCCATTTGTAATCAAACGTAAGTGGTTGCTTGCCGAAGTAGCGGTTAAAAAACTCGAATATCTCTTTACTTTCAAGAACCGATCTGACCGCCGGGTCATGCGTTATGACAGGCTGTCCCATTGTGCGGGGATACTTGCCGTTTGGATTGACGATGGCGTCATTGAGTGCTGTGCCTGGTGCGATTGCATCTTGTTCCGCGACAAACTCAAGGATTCTTTGCTGCCCGCGAAGGACGCTGGCGCGGTCTTGAAGGCCCCGGATAAACAGATAACCATCCTCCTTCATCCGCTGACGCAGAGCGGTGGGATCACCTAGAATATCGTTGCTTTCGCGGAGATTGAGGTCGAAATATTTGCTCCCGACTTCAAGCTCGACCTTGCCCATAGGAACCTTCATTTGTCTGCCTCCGAGAGAATTCAGTATCGAAATACAGGCACATCATCTTACCCTGTCCGCCGCGATTTGCCCCCATTGAGGTGACGTTTAATAATTGTCTTGTGCCCGTATCTACTCTCATCCCTGCTGCCTCTGAAACTGTCGCTGTTACAGCTCGCCGAGCTGGTGAAATATTCGAACAGGGCGGTCTCGTGGTATTCCCGACGGAAACGGTATATGGAGTGGGAGCGTCTTCACTGAGCCTCAAAGGATATGGGGCATTATGTGAACTCAAATCGCAGGAGGAAGGCAGGCCGTTTACCGTGCACCTGCCTGATCCCGCTGCTGCGGAACGCTATATCGACACATCGAGCCCGATGCTGCGACGATTAATCAAGAAGGTATTTCCCGGCCCCGTAACACTGATGGTTGATGTGAGTGATGATGTGATCCGCATCAAACTCCGTGATCTGGGATTGCCGCCCGACGCCGCGACACGGCTGTATCATCAGAACACCGTATCCCTGCGTTGCCCGGATCATCCGCTGGCGCAAGCAGTTCTTGGCGTATCGGGTATTCCCGTCATTGCGGGCAGTGCGAATCGCCAAGGGGAAGATCCGCCGTATGATGCAGCCGAAGCAGCGGCTAGGCTTGATGGAGAAGTGGACCTGATTATCGACGGCGGTCGCAGCCGTTATGCGAAGCCGTCAACTGTCGTGCGTGTTCGTTATCCGTTGCCGGGAACTCCGGGAGGATTGAAGATCACGGTTGAGCGTGAAGGCGTGTACGACACTCGCTTTATCCAGAAGCTTATGCGTTGGACGATGCTAGTCGTGTGCAGCGGAAATACCTGTCGATCTCCGATGGCGGAGGGACTGGCAAAAATGCTCCTTGCGCAGCAGCGAGGAATCAACGTAGAGGATCTGGAACCTGCAGGATTGCGTGTGATCTCGGCTGGTACTCTGGCTCACTCGGGCGCTCCCGCTGCGGAGGAAGCCGTCGAGGCCTTGAAAAAATTCGGTGTGGATCTGTCTCGGCACCGTTCACGACAACTTACTCCCGAATTGATTCATGAAGCGGATGTAATCTATTGCATGACCGGGGCGCATCTTCAGGCGGTACTAGCGATGTCACCCGCAGCGGACGGGAAATCTGTTCTTCTCGATCCTGGGGGGGATATCGAAGATCCCATGGGCTCCGACTTGACGACCTATCAGCGATGTGCGGAAAGGCTTCGTCGCCGACTCGCACAGCGACTTAAGGAACAACAGCAATGAAAATCGCGATCGGGGCTGACCACCGCGGAATGGAGGTGCGTAACCACTTGAGCGATTGGCTTAAGCAGCAGGGGTACGAAGTAGAGTTTCGTGGGGAGTGCAACGATAAAGCCAGTGACTATCCTGATGCAGCCCACTTGGTAGCCAAGGCCGTTGCATCGGGGGAGGTTGAACGCGGCATTCTGATCTGTGGGACAGGTATCGGTATGAGTATCGCAGCCAACAAGGTGCACGGTATTCGCGCAGCTTTAGTGCATGATGAGATCGGTGCGGATCTGGCGCGACGACATAACGATGCAAACATTCTCTGTCTGTCTGCCGACATGCTTGGCTTGCGGATTATTGACAGAATCGTCAAGACCTGGCTGACGACTAAGTTTGAAGGCGGAAGACATGCCCGGCGAATACTGAAAGTCGCTGCGATCGAAGAGGGGCGTGACCCTGCATTGGTGAATGAGAGCGAGTTACCTGCTCCACCTGCGGAAAAGGCTGATGTAGTGCATTAACGTCGGATAAATCAGCTACCGCGGCTTTCGTATGTAAGGCGTGGATTTGACCCTGCAATCGTCACCTGTTCTAATGTTTGGCTCGAAATCGCAGAGCGGATGGACCGCTCTGAAGTTCTTGAAACCTGCGACGGCGTAGCCACGCCCAAGCAATTTAAGGAGCCCTTGCCCCGGATATTCCGGTTGAGGCATGGGAAGATAGTTATGGCCAATTACACCGGCCCAAAGGTCAAGCTCTCACGTCGCGTCGGCGTTCCAATTGCTGACATCCCCAAGCACACCACCAAGCGGCAGCTTAATCCGCCGGGTATGCATGGATTCCGCGGCCGTCGGTTGCGGGACTATGGCATTCGTCAGAACGAAAAACAGAAGCTCCGTTATCACTATAACGTGTTGGAGCGGCAATTTCGTAAATATCTCGAAGAAGCCGGCCGTGCTAAAGGTAACACCGGCGAAGTGCTCCTGCGCCTCCTCGAACAGCGACTAGACAACGTGATCCGTCGTCTCGGTTGGGCAAGGACCATCTGGGCGGCGCGACAGATTGTCAATCACGGGCACGTGCTGGTGAACGGTCGCAAGACTGATATCGCCAGCGCGCAGATCAAGGTTGGGGACACCATCACTCTCAAAGAGGGCATCCAGAAGGTTGTCCGCGAAAACATGGAGTCGCTCGCAGGTCATCAGGCGCCAGGATGGTTGAGCTTCGATCCATCGACACTGACAGCCAGTGTCGTAGCCGTACCCACCAGCGATCAGGTTCCGTTCGATGTGAACATGAACCTGATCATCGAGTTTTATCGCTAAGGTTGGAATACATCGCTGGCCGGAGAACCTGTATGGTTTCCGTGTCAATCCTGATTCCAGCTATGTGATCTTCAAGCACCACGGGAGCCCGACGCATGGGACTCATGACCGGCAAGCGTGGCATTGTTTTCGGCATTGCCAACGACCGCAGTTACGCAACTTTTATCACCAAGCAACTCCTTGCCAATGGCGCGGAATGCGGATTTACGCATCTGCCCGGCGACAAGATGGCCAACCGCTGCCGGCTCGCCATCGAGGAACTGGGCGTACCAGCCGACAAGACGTGGCTCCAGCCATGCGATGCATCGAAGGATGAAGATCTCGATGCGGTGTTTGCGAAAATTGCGGCGGATTACGGAAAAATCGACTTCATCGTCCATTCCATCGCATTCGCTGATCGTGCGTTTCTCCAGTTGGGCAACTTTCACACGACGACGCGAGCCGCATGGAGCCAGGCACTTGATATTTCTGCCTACACTCTGCTGGCAATGGCACAGCGGGCGGTCAAAGTGATGCCTGCGCCTAATGGCGGGTCTATCATCTCGATGACGTATTACGGCGGTGAAAAAGTGATTCCCGGCTACAACATCATGGGCGTAGCCAAAGCGGCGCTTGAACACACTACCCGATACCTGGCGTGGGAACTGGGCGAAAAAAAGATTCGGGTGAACACGATTTCAGGTGGGCCGCTACGTACGTTAGCTGCTCAAGCGGTCGGCGGGATCAAGGAAATGTTTGATCTTCAGGAACGCAAGAGCGCACTTCGTCGCAATATCGAAGGCGAAGAGGTCGGCAATACTGCGGTATATCTCCTCAGCGATCTTTCCAGTGGCGTTACAGGTGAAACAATTCACGTGGACGCGGGTTTCAGTATCGTTGGATTATGAAGAAAGGGCTTCTGGTTGCGATACCAGGGTTCATCAGAGCCGCGCGTTATTGATGCGACTCCCTCTGAGCTTTGACCTCAAACCCGATTTAGACCCATGCCTATTCGATTCCTCTGCCCAGCGTGCAGCGCAAAGATCAAGGTTCCCGATGGCACGGAAGGGCGCAAGGTAAAGTGCCCTCGTTGCGGTGAGACTCAGCGTGTGCCGGAGGAATCAACAGAGCCCCAGCCAGTTCCTGCATCTGCGCCCGAAAAAACTAAAGCTCCACCACCTGCTGAAAGTCGTCCGTCCATCAAGACGGCTACGCCTGTTAAAACCAAGTCCTCCCCACCACCGAAGCCTCCGCCGGTTGAAGTACCCGAATCGCCACAGGATCAGGACGAGGACGATCCCCTTGCTGCTCTTGCTGCGGCTGCGGCCGGCAATAGTGCAGGCCCCGAAACTCTGCCAGACGATTTATTTCATGAAGAATCAGCCCCGGTAGAACCCGCCGCTGCGTCCGTCCAGTCAAACGAAGAGGTTGAGTCGGAACAACCTCCGCCACCGCCTTCGATCCCGATAGCAAAAGTGCGTCCTCAACCAGAGGTTGTGGCTGAACGATTTGTACCTCAGCCTGTTGAAGACGTACCGCCTCCGCCGGTTGAACCAATCGCGCCAGTTACACCTGAACCGGTCGAAACCGTCACCCCGCCACCGATAGTTACTCCCGTTTCCGAAGCAGAAACTCAGCCGCCAGCACCGGAAATAGTCGAAGAACATTCAAAGCCGCCTGTGGTTCCACCACGCATCGAAGACATCCCGATTGCTCGCGCCAAGTCGCCTCCCGCCGGTATCCCGTTACGGAGTGATACGCCTAAACCTCCGGTGACTGTCGAAATATCAGAGCCGGCTCCACGGCAAGAGCATGAGGAAGTAAGCCCATCCGACCAGTCTCCTCCGGAGCAGGATGAATCACCGTTCGAGCAAGAACTTGCCGATCCCATAGCATCCTCGCCGGCTCCGGAACCAGAACCAGAACCTGAACCCGTCCCCGGTCCAGAGCCTGAACCTGTGCCCGCCTATGCCGCGGTTCATACGGCTGCAGTTCCGGTGACGTATGCCGCTTCTGCACCGCAGCCTCAGGGACCGATACCTGGCTACACCGCTCTCTTAATCGCTTCGTGGGTACTCCGCGTCATGGCTGTGATCGGCCTGATCGTGGGCATTAAGGCGATCGTGGATACATTTGGTGAAACCAAGACGTTTGTGCCCCAGGATACAGCATGGCTGATCGCTGCTGCAGTCGTTTGGGGTATCGGTGAAGGCTTATCCGCCCTGCGTGATATCGCGCGCAACACCTGCCCCTAACTCAGCAGAAATCGTATTTCTTAATGGGATTGTGAGACGAGTTGATAATCACGAGCTGGCGTCCGACTGATACCCGCTCAGGACTTGTGTGCAACCCAAAACCAACAGGTAGCATGCAATATTCGTACAAAACTACTGCACCCTGTTGATACGTTGATCGTCAGTATCGGAGCATCATCATGGCTGGACCCACCCGTGTCACTGTCTGGGGCGAAAATGTTCACGAGCATATCAGCACAGCCGTCAAGAAAATCTATCCCGACGGAATGCACGCAACGATAGCTGAGGGCCTTAAAAAACTTCTGGGTAATGCCGTTCAGGTAAGGACAGCTACACTCGATCAACCTGACCATGGCTTAACCGAAAAAATACTTGCAGAAACGGACGTCTTGACCTGGTGGGGTCACGCAGCGCATCACAAAGTGGAAGATGTCATCGTGGATCGGGTTCAGAAGCGGGTACTGGAAGGCATGGGCCTGGTCGCGCTTCATTCGGCACACTACTCAAAGATTTTCAAACGACTCATGGGTACCGGATGCGGCCTGAAGTGGCGTGAAGCTGCTGAACAGGAGCGAGTCTGGATTGTGAATCCCAGCCATCCGATAGCGGACGGCTTGGGCGAATA encodes the following:
- the rpsD gene encoding 30S ribosomal protein S4; protein product: MANYTGPKVKLSRRVGVPIADIPKHTTKRQLNPPGMHGFRGRRLRDYGIRQNEKQKLRYHYNVLERQFRKYLEEAGRAKGNTGEVLLRLLEQRLDNVIRRLGWARTIWAARQIVNHGHVLVNGRKTDIASAQIKVGDTITLKEGIQKVVRENMESLAGHQAPGWLSFDPSTLTASVVAVPTSDQVPFDVNMNLIIEFYR
- the rpiB gene encoding ribose 5-phosphate isomerase B, producing MKIAIGADHRGMEVRNHLSDWLKQQGYEVEFRGECNDKASDYPDAAHLVAKAVASGEVERGILICGTGIGMSIAANKVHGIRAALVHDEIGADLARRHNDANILCLSADMLGLRIIDRIVKTWLTTKFEGGRHARRILKVAAIEEGRDPALVNESELPAPPAEKADVVH
- a CDS encoding phytanoyl-CoA dioxygenase family protein, translating into MKVPMGKVELEVGSKYFDLNLRESNDILGDPTALRQRMKEDGYLFIRGLQDRASVLRGQQRILEFVAEQDAIAPGTALNDAIVNPNGKYPRTMGQPVITHDPAVRSVLESKEIFEFFNRYFGKQPLTFDYKWLRCVRNPDHTGAHIDIVYMGRGSTENLYTCWTPFQDLSLDMGTLALCVGSHDGGGFTKLRDTYGRMDVDRDRVGGFFSDDPKELVDKFGGKWRTTEQFRAGDVLIFGMWTMHGSLNNQTNRWRISCDTRFQPADEPVDDRWIGENPKAHYAWLVDPDKVVPMAKARSKWGV
- a CDS encoding Sua5/YciO/YrdC/YwlC family protein encodes the protein MPVSTLIPAASETVAVTARRAGEIFEQGGLVVFPTETVYGVGASSLSLKGYGALCELKSQEEGRPFTVHLPDPAAAERYIDTSSPMLRRLIKKVFPGPVTLMVDVSDDVIRIKLRDLGLPPDAATRLYHQNTVSLRCPDHPLAQAVLGVSGIPVIAGSANRQGEDPPYDAAEAAARLDGEVDLIIDGGRSRYAKPSTVVRVRYPLPGTPGGLKITVEREGVYDTRFIQKLMRWTMLVVCSGNTCRSPMAEGLAKMLLAQQRGINVEDLEPAGLRVISAGTLAHSGAPAAEEAVEALKKFGVDLSRHRSRQLTPELIHEADVIYCMTGAHLQAVLAMSPAADGKSVLLDPGGDIEDPMGSDLTTYQRCAERLRRRLAQRLKEQQQ
- a CDS encoding ThuA domain-containing protein translates to MAGPTRVTVWGENVHEHISTAVKKIYPDGMHATIAEGLKKLLGNAVQVRTATLDQPDHGLTEKILAETDVLTWWGHAAHHKVEDVIVDRVQKRVLEGMGLVALHSAHYSKIFKRLMGTGCGLKWREAAEQERVWIVNPSHPIADGLGEYFEIAHEEMYGEFFDIPEPEDLVMISWFEGGDVFRSGCTWRRGKGKVFYFRPGHETFPTYHDANVQKVIANAVKWCTPTVGSPYSLAAPNSKVPLNPIRATHAVDETIHKH
- a CDS encoding enoyl-ACP reductase, with the protein product MGLMTGKRGIVFGIANDRSYATFITKQLLANGAECGFTHLPGDKMANRCRLAIEELGVPADKTWLQPCDASKDEDLDAVFAKIAADYGKIDFIVHSIAFADRAFLQLGNFHTTTRAAWSQALDISAYTLLAMAQRAVKVMPAPNGGSIISMTYYGGEKVIPGYNIMGVAKAALEHTTRYLAWELGEKKIRVNTISGGPLRTLAAQAVGGIKEMFDLQERKSALRRNIEGEEVGNTAVYLLSDLSSGVTGETIHVDAGFSIVGL